One genomic segment of Scylla paramamosain isolate STU-SP2022 chromosome 9, ASM3559412v1, whole genome shotgun sequence includes these proteins:
- the LOC135103803 gene encoding inner centromere protein A-like isoform X11, with protein MDLSVRRDEEEEEGSEKCPVNNGTVTPGEEVVVEQEEQGATTQSREGEGEETEGAGAVIDLSAAVPASNKRLREGDETSEASGDCEAPPASRPRLATTPEANNTANHIENHQTPADDTPKVNGMSNGYESDSNGTNDVNDNEVEEEMPPIPPMKELTPEELAEKMKLVHRLQVELRNEEMKLVLLKKVRQSQVMKENVSTTANDTKTALNKLPSNTTATKLVPSQPPPVIKQNLSAKASSSAIPAHIKVSQEYKQQVKNMTSAVTSESLSPSALQAQKHLLARGPVSGTTLTSTGGGNGSGSSSSKSSNGGNGGNSSNMLSGLPPNLNLPFNLSREVEIIRKDSPASSSSPGPGPLDSPSQVSISKVRTSTPHSSHPSTDRALIKVRTSPSCRPSARPLLLHYLSLPVSNSNSSSSSSSNTSSSRVDDTHTPAQRQAAARLALRKQLEKTLLRIPPPKPPPPEMHFIPNPNNTEFIYLLGLEQCVEHILLNGKMTDPRPVPFICSQCGTDFTPAWKWDKAYLKSKIKVENGQEGKVVCELCVTTNLKQALKQEHTNRLKAAFVKALQQEQEIEARMAQASPQPDISSASVSMTPVTASLPSPSARLPSSVSVTAVKSDYGHNSRSSSHRSSPSVATQLQMQRERERQKEREREREREREREREREREREREREREREKEREREREREREREREREREKERQQREKEQREREQREREQREKEMFLPPGLTKQQKEQYMQSMTAAAAMAAAMSNPAALQHLQAAQQQMIRMQGLSAAAAAAASQQLPAHMLAPYLLGPYNPFGLGQLQQLMAASAAQLVPAASSAPSPSNSSNSSSSSSSKSLAQQQQQEIMRQAAEVHRQYLLDMIPSGGLHSQQSHSKWKS; from the exons ATGGATCTCAGTGTCAG acgtgatgaagaggaagaagagggaagtgagaagTGTCCTGTGAACAATGGTACTGTGACCcctggggaggaggtggtggtggagcaggaggagcagggggcCACCACCCAGtccagggagggggagggggaggagacagAGGGTGCTGGGGCAGTCATAGATCTCTCAGCTGCTGTTCCAGCTTCCAACAAGAGACTCAGAGAAG GTGATGAAACATCTGAGGCATCAGGGGACTGTGAGGCCCCGCCTGCATCCCGCCCCAGGCTGGCCACCACTCCGGAGGCCAACAACACTGCCAACCACATTGAGAACCACCAGACCCCGGCAGATGACACCCCAAAGGTCAACGGGATGAGCAACGGCTACGAGAGTGACAGCAATGGCACAAATGACGTGAACGAcaatgaggtggaggaagagatgcccCCGATTCCCCCCATGAAGGAGCTGACCCCAGAGGAGCTGGCGGAGAAGATGAAGCTTGTCCACCGACTGCAGGTAGAGCTTCGCAATGAGGAGATGAAGCTGGTACTCCTCAAGAAGGTCAGGCAGTCCCAG GTGATGAAGGAGAATGTGAGTACTACTGCCAATGACACAAAGACTGCACTCAACAAACTTCCCTCTAACACAACGGCTACCAAGCTGGTCCCCTCACAGCCTCCCCCAGTCATCAAGCAAAATTTGAGTGCCAAG gcctcctcctctgccatccCAGCACACATCAAGGTGTCACAGGAATATAAACAGCAAGTGAAGAACATGACATCAGCTGTCACTTCTGAGTCACTGTCTCCTAGTGCTCTGCAAGCACAGAAACACCTTTTGGCAAGAG GTCCTGTATCAGGGACCACCCTGACCAGTACCGGAGGTGGTAATGGATCGGGCAGCTCCAGCAGCAAGTCAAGCAATGGAGGCAATGGAGGCAATTCATCCAACATGCTCTCCGGCTTGCCACCTAACTTGAACCTGCCCTTCAACTTGTCACGGGAGGTGGAGATCATTCGCAAGGACTCACCtgcgtcctcttcctctcccggcCCCGGCCCCCTGGACTCTCCCTCCCAGGTGTCCATCTCCAAGGTGCGGACGTCCACCCCTCACTCCTCACACCCATCAACCGACCGTGCCCTCATAAAGGTTCGCACATCACCCTCATGCCGCCCCTCAGCCAGGCCACTGCTTCTCCACTACCTCTCCTTA CCAGtgagcaacagcaacagtagcagcagcagtagtagcaataccaGCAGCAGTCGCGTGGATGACACCCACACCCCTGCCCAGCGCCAGGCAGCTGCTCGACTGGCTCTGAGGAAGCAGCTGGAAAAGACGCTACTCAGG ATTCCACCTCCCAAACCACCTCCTCCAGAGATGCATTTCATCCCCAACCCCAACAATACTGAATTCATCTACCTACTTGGCCTGGAGCAGTGTGTGGAGCACATCCTGCTGAATGGCAAGATGACTGACCCACGGCCTGTGCCCTTCATCTGTTCCCAGTGTGGCACAGACTTTACCCCTGCATGGAAGTGGGACAAGGCTTATCTCAAGTCTAAGA TTAAAGTTGAAAATGGGCAGGAGGGCAAGGTGGTGTGCGAGCTGTGCGTCACCACCAACCTCAAGCAGGCCCTCAAGCAGGAGCACACCAACCGCCTAAAAGCCGCATTCGTGAAAGCCCTGCAGCAGGAACAAGAGATAGAGGCTCGCATGGCGCAG GCTTCACCCCAGCCAGATATATCAAGTGCATCAGTATCTATGACACCCGTGACGGCCTCgctgccctctccctctgcccgGCTGCCCTCCAGTGTGTCAGTGACAGCCGTCAAATCAGATTATGGTCACAACTCCAGGAGCTCCAGCCACCGCTCCTCTCCTTCAGTGGCCACGCAGCTCCAGATGCAGCGGGAGCGtgagagacaaaaggagagggaaagagagagggagagggagagagaaagggaaagagaaagagaacgagaaagggagagggagagggaaagagaacgtgaaaaggagagggagagagaacgtGAACGGGAGCgggagcgggagagggagagggagcgtgagaaagagagacagcagcgggagaaggaacagagggagagggagcaacGTGAACGGGaacagagggaaaaggaaatgttCTTGCCACCAGGATTAACCaagcaacaaaaagaacagtacatgcaaagcatgacAGCAGCAGCTGCAATGGCTGCTGCCATGTCCAACCCAGCTGCACTGCAACATCTGCAGGCAGCTCAGCAACAAATGATAAGAATGCAAGGATTAAGtgctgcagctgcagcagctGCTTCCCAACAATTACCTGCTCATATGCTAGCACCGTATTTACTTGGGCCATATAATCCATTTGGTCTAGGCCAGTTGCAGCAGCTTATGGCTGCCTCAGCAGCTCAGTTAGTCCCAGCCGCTTCCTCTGCTCCCTCACCTTccaacagtagtaatagcagcagcagtagcagcagcaaaagtttagctcagcagcagcaacaagagatAATGCGTCAGGCTGCAGAGGTCCATCGACAGTACCTCCTGGACATGATCCCCTCGGGCGGCCTGCACAGCCAGCAGTCACACTCCAAATGGAAGAGCTGA
- the LOC135103803 gene encoding inner centromere protein B-like isoform X15, translating to MDLSVRRDEEEEEGSEKCPVNNGTVTPGEEVVVEQEEQGATTQSREGEGEETEGAGAVIDLSAAVPASNKRLREGDETSEASGDCEAPPASRPRLATTPEANNTANHIENHQTPADDTPKVNGMSNGYESDSNGTNDVNDNEVEEEMPPIPPMKELTPEELAEKMKLVHRLQVELRNEEMKLVLLKKVRQSQVMKENVSTTANDTKTALNKLPSNTTATKLVPSQPPPVIKQNLSAKASSSAIPAHIKVSQEYKQQVKNMTSAVTSESLSPSALQAQKHLLARGPVSGTTLTSTGGGNGSGSSSSKSSNGGNGGNSSNMLSGLPPNLNLPFNLSREVEIIRKDSPASSSSPGPGPLDSPSQVSISKPVSNSNSSSSSSSNTSSSRVDDTHTPAQRQAAARLALRKQLEKTLLRIPPPKPPPPEMHFIPNPNNTEFIYLLGLEQCVEHILLNGKMTDPRPVPFICSQCGTDFTPAWKWDKAYLKSKIKVENGQEGKVVCELCVTTNLKQALKQEHTNRLKAAFVKALQQEQEIEARMAQASPQPDISSASVSMTPVTASLPSPSARLPSSVSVTAVKSDYGHNSRSSSHRSSPSVATQLQMQRERERQKEREREREREREREREREREREREREREREKEREREREREREREREREREKERQQREKEQREREQREREQREKEMFLPPGLTKQQKEQYMQSMTAAAAMAAAMSNPAALQHLQAAQQQMIRMQGLSAAAAAAASQQLPAHMLAPYLLGPYNPFGLGQLQQLMAASAAQLVPAASSAPSPSNSSNSSSSSSSKSLAQQQQQEIMRQAAEVHRQYLLDMIPSGGLHSQQSHSKWKS from the exons ATGGATCTCAGTGTCAG acgtgatgaagaggaagaagagggaagtgagaagTGTCCTGTGAACAATGGTACTGTGACCcctggggaggaggtggtggtggagcaggaggagcagggggcCACCACCCAGtccagggagggggagggggaggagacagAGGGTGCTGGGGCAGTCATAGATCTCTCAGCTGCTGTTCCAGCTTCCAACAAGAGACTCAGAGAAG GTGATGAAACATCTGAGGCATCAGGGGACTGTGAGGCCCCGCCTGCATCCCGCCCCAGGCTGGCCACCACTCCGGAGGCCAACAACACTGCCAACCACATTGAGAACCACCAGACCCCGGCAGATGACACCCCAAAGGTCAACGGGATGAGCAACGGCTACGAGAGTGACAGCAATGGCACAAATGACGTGAACGAcaatgaggtggaggaagagatgcccCCGATTCCCCCCATGAAGGAGCTGACCCCAGAGGAGCTGGCGGAGAAGATGAAGCTTGTCCACCGACTGCAGGTAGAGCTTCGCAATGAGGAGATGAAGCTGGTACTCCTCAAGAAGGTCAGGCAGTCCCAG GTGATGAAGGAGAATGTGAGTACTACTGCCAATGACACAAAGACTGCACTCAACAAACTTCCCTCTAACACAACGGCTACCAAGCTGGTCCCCTCACAGCCTCCCCCAGTCATCAAGCAAAATTTGAGTGCCAAG gcctcctcctctgccatccCAGCACACATCAAGGTGTCACAGGAATATAAACAGCAAGTGAAGAACATGACATCAGCTGTCACTTCTGAGTCACTGTCTCCTAGTGCTCTGCAAGCACAGAAACACCTTTTGGCAAGAG GTCCTGTATCAGGGACCACCCTGACCAGTACCGGAGGTGGTAATGGATCGGGCAGCTCCAGCAGCAAGTCAAGCAATGGAGGCAATGGAGGCAATTCATCCAACATGCTCTCCGGCTTGCCACCTAACTTGAACCTGCCCTTCAACTTGTCACGGGAGGTGGAGATCATTCGCAAGGACTCACCtgcgtcctcttcctctcccggcCCCGGCCCCCTGGACTCTCCCTCCCAGGTGTCCATCTCCAAG CCAGtgagcaacagcaacagtagcagcagcagtagtagcaataccaGCAGCAGTCGCGTGGATGACACCCACACCCCTGCCCAGCGCCAGGCAGCTGCTCGACTGGCTCTGAGGAAGCAGCTGGAAAAGACGCTACTCAGG ATTCCACCTCCCAAACCACCTCCTCCAGAGATGCATTTCATCCCCAACCCCAACAATACTGAATTCATCTACCTACTTGGCCTGGAGCAGTGTGTGGAGCACATCCTGCTGAATGGCAAGATGACTGACCCACGGCCTGTGCCCTTCATCTGTTCCCAGTGTGGCACAGACTTTACCCCTGCATGGAAGTGGGACAAGGCTTATCTCAAGTCTAAGA TTAAAGTTGAAAATGGGCAGGAGGGCAAGGTGGTGTGCGAGCTGTGCGTCACCACCAACCTCAAGCAGGCCCTCAAGCAGGAGCACACCAACCGCCTAAAAGCCGCATTCGTGAAAGCCCTGCAGCAGGAACAAGAGATAGAGGCTCGCATGGCGCAG GCTTCACCCCAGCCAGATATATCAAGTGCATCAGTATCTATGACACCCGTGACGGCCTCgctgccctctccctctgcccgGCTGCCCTCCAGTGTGTCAGTGACAGCCGTCAAATCAGATTATGGTCACAACTCCAGGAGCTCCAGCCACCGCTCCTCTCCTTCAGTGGCCACGCAGCTCCAGATGCAGCGGGAGCGtgagagacaaaaggagagggaaagagagagggagagggagagagaaagggaaagagaaagagaacgagaaagggagagggagagggaaagagaacgtgaaaaggagagggagagagaacgtGAACGGGAGCgggagcgggagagggagagggagcgtgagaaagagagacagcagcgggagaaggaacagagggagagggagcaacGTGAACGGGaacagagggaaaaggaaatgttCTTGCCACCAGGATTAACCaagcaacaaaaagaacagtacatgcaaagcatgacAGCAGCAGCTGCAATGGCTGCTGCCATGTCCAACCCAGCTGCACTGCAACATCTGCAGGCAGCTCAGCAACAAATGATAAGAATGCAAGGATTAAGtgctgcagctgcagcagctGCTTCCCAACAATTACCTGCTCATATGCTAGCACCGTATTTACTTGGGCCATATAATCCATTTGGTCTAGGCCAGTTGCAGCAGCTTATGGCTGCCTCAGCAGCTCAGTTAGTCCCAGCCGCTTCCTCTGCTCCCTCACCTTccaacagtagtaatagcagcagcagtagcagcagcaaaagtttagctcagcagcagcaacaagagatAATGCGTCAGGCTGCAGAGGTCCATCGACAGTACCTCCTGGACATGATCCCCTCGGGCGGCCTGCACAGCCAGCAGTCACACTCCAAATGGAAGAGCTGA
- the LOC135103803 gene encoding rab effector MyRIP-like isoform X7 yields MDLSVRRDEEEEEGSEKCPVNNGTVTPGEEVVVEQEEQGATTQSREGEGEETEGAGAVIDLSAAVPASNKRLREGDETSEASGDCEAPPASRPRLATTPEANNTANHIENHQTPADDTPKVNGMSNGYESDSNGTNDVNDNEVEEEMPPIPPMKELTPEELAEKMKLVHRLQVELRNEEMKLVLLKKVRQSQVMKENVSTTANDTKTALNKLPSNTTATKLVPSQPPPVIKQNLSAKASSSAIPAHIKVSQEYKQQVKNMTSAVTSESLSPSALQAQKHLLARGTTLTSTGGGNGSGSSSSKSSNGGNGGNSSNMLSGLPPNLNLPFNLSREVEIIRKDSPASSSSPGPGPLDSPSQVSISKVRTSTPHSSHPSTDRALIKPVSNSNSSSSSSSNTSSSRVDDTHTPAQRQAAARLALRKQLEKTLLRIPPPKPPPPEMHFIPNPNNTEFIYLLGLEQCVEHILLNGKMTDPRPVPFICSQCGTDFTPAWKWDKAYLKSKIKVENGQEGKVVCELCVTTNLKQALKQEHTNRLKAAFVKALQQEQEIEARMAQVWPKKDQRHYRREVGKSSPIPNVYNREDRRRSVMPDSTDFLTVGGRGSSSSVVILPRQASPQPDISSASVSMTPVTASLPSPSARLPSSVSVTAVKSDYGHNSRSSSHRSSPSVATQLQMQRERERQKEREREREREREREREREREREREREREREKEREREREREREREREREREKERQQREKEQREREQREREQREKEMFLPPGLTKQQKEQYMQSMTAAAAMAAAMSNPAALQHLQAAQQQMIRMQGLSAAAAAAASQQLPAHMLAPYLLGPYNPFGLGQLQQLMAASAAQLVPAASSAPSPSNSSNSSSSSSSKSLAQQQQQEIMRQAAEVHRQYLLDMIPSGGLHSQQSHSKWKS; encoded by the exons ATGGATCTCAGTGTCAG acgtgatgaagaggaagaagagggaagtgagaagTGTCCTGTGAACAATGGTACTGTGACCcctggggaggaggtggtggtggagcaggaggagcagggggcCACCACCCAGtccagggagggggagggggaggagacagAGGGTGCTGGGGCAGTCATAGATCTCTCAGCTGCTGTTCCAGCTTCCAACAAGAGACTCAGAGAAG GTGATGAAACATCTGAGGCATCAGGGGACTGTGAGGCCCCGCCTGCATCCCGCCCCAGGCTGGCCACCACTCCGGAGGCCAACAACACTGCCAACCACATTGAGAACCACCAGACCCCGGCAGATGACACCCCAAAGGTCAACGGGATGAGCAACGGCTACGAGAGTGACAGCAATGGCACAAATGACGTGAACGAcaatgaggtggaggaagagatgcccCCGATTCCCCCCATGAAGGAGCTGACCCCAGAGGAGCTGGCGGAGAAGATGAAGCTTGTCCACCGACTGCAGGTAGAGCTTCGCAATGAGGAGATGAAGCTGGTACTCCTCAAGAAGGTCAGGCAGTCCCAG GTGATGAAGGAGAATGTGAGTACTACTGCCAATGACACAAAGACTGCACTCAACAAACTTCCCTCTAACACAACGGCTACCAAGCTGGTCCCCTCACAGCCTCCCCCAGTCATCAAGCAAAATTTGAGTGCCAAG gcctcctcctctgccatccCAGCACACATCAAGGTGTCACAGGAATATAAACAGCAAGTGAAGAACATGACATCAGCTGTCACTTCTGAGTCACTGTCTCCTAGTGCTCTGCAAGCACAGAAACACCTTTTGGCAAGAG GGACCACCCTGACCAGTACCGGAGGTGGTAATGGATCGGGCAGCTCCAGCAGCAAGTCAAGCAATGGAGGCAATGGAGGCAATTCATCCAACATGCTCTCCGGCTTGCCACCTAACTTGAACCTGCCCTTCAACTTGTCACGGGAGGTGGAGATCATTCGCAAGGACTCACCtgcgtcctcttcctctcccggcCCCGGCCCCCTGGACTCTCCCTCCCAGGTGTCCATCTCCAAGGTGCGGACGTCCACCCCTCACTCCTCACACCCATCAACCGACCGTGCCCTCATAAAG CCAGtgagcaacagcaacagtagcagcagcagtagtagcaataccaGCAGCAGTCGCGTGGATGACACCCACACCCCTGCCCAGCGCCAGGCAGCTGCTCGACTGGCTCTGAGGAAGCAGCTGGAAAAGACGCTACTCAGG ATTCCACCTCCCAAACCACCTCCTCCAGAGATGCATTTCATCCCCAACCCCAACAATACTGAATTCATCTACCTACTTGGCCTGGAGCAGTGTGTGGAGCACATCCTGCTGAATGGCAAGATGACTGACCCACGGCCTGTGCCCTTCATCTGTTCCCAGTGTGGCACAGACTTTACCCCTGCATGGAAGTGGGACAAGGCTTATCTCAAGTCTAAGA TTAAAGTTGAAAATGGGCAGGAGGGCAAGGTGGTGTGCGAGCTGTGCGTCACCACCAACCTCAAGCAGGCCCTCAAGCAGGAGCACACCAACCGCCTAAAAGCCGCATTCGTGAAAGCCCTGCAGCAGGAACAAGAGATAGAGGCTCGCATGGCGCAGGTATGGCCAAAGAAG GATCAGAGACATTACCGAAGAGAAGTTGGCAAATCGTCGCCGATTCCAAATGTTTACAACCGAGAGGATCGCCGCCGCTCAGTCATGCCAGACTCTACTGACTTCTTGACTGTAGGAGGGAGGGGGTCGTCATCCTCGGTTGTCATCTTACCACGTCAG GCTTCACCCCAGCCAGATATATCAAGTGCATCAGTATCTATGACACCCGTGACGGCCTCgctgccctctccctctgcccgGCTGCCCTCCAGTGTGTCAGTGACAGCCGTCAAATCAGATTATGGTCACAACTCCAGGAGCTCCAGCCACCGCTCCTCTCCTTCAGTGGCCACGCAGCTCCAGATGCAGCGGGAGCGtgagagacaaaaggagagggaaagagagagggagagggagagagaaagggaaagagaaagagaacgagaaagggagagggagagggaaagagaacgtgaaaaggagagggagagagaacgtGAACGGGAGCgggagcgggagagggagagggagcgtgagaaagagagacagcagcgggagaaggaacagagggagagggagcaacGTGAACGGGaacagagggaaaaggaaatgttCTTGCCACCAGGATTAACCaagcaacaaaaagaacagtacatgcaaagcatgacAGCAGCAGCTGCAATGGCTGCTGCCATGTCCAACCCAGCTGCACTGCAACATCTGCAGGCAGCTCAGCAACAAATGATAAGAATGCAAGGATTAAGtgctgcagctgcagcagctGCTTCCCAACAATTACCTGCTCATATGCTAGCACCGTATTTACTTGGGCCATATAATCCATTTGGTCTAGGCCAGTTGCAGCAGCTTATGGCTGCCTCAGCAGCTCAGTTAGTCCCAGCCGCTTCCTCTGCTCCCTCACCTTccaacagtagtaatagcagcagcagtagcagcagcaaaagtttagctcagcagcagcaacaagagatAATGCGTCAGGCTGCAGAGGTCCATCGACAGTACCTCCTGGACATGATCCCCTCGGGCGGCCTGCACAGCCAGCAGTCACACTCCAAATGGAAGAGCTGA
- the LOC135103803 gene encoding inner centromere protein A-like isoform X16 encodes MDLSVRRDEEEEEGSEKCPVNNGTVTPGEEVVVEQEEQGATTQSREGEGEETEGAGAVIDLSAAVPASNKRLREGDETSEASGDCEAPPASRPRLATTPEANNTANHIENHQTPADDTPKVNGMSNGYESDSNGTNDVNDNEVEEEMPPIPPMKELTPEELAEKMKLVHRLQVELRNEEMKLVLLKKVRQSQVMKENVSTTANDTKTALNKLPSNTTATKLVPSQPPPVIKQNLSAKASSSAIPAHIKVSQEYKQQVKNMTSAVTSESLSPSALQAQKHLLARGTTLTSTGGGNGSGSSSSKSSNGGNGGNSSNMLSGLPPNLNLPFNLSREVEIIRKDSPASSSSPGPGPLDSPSQVSISKPVSNSNSSSSSSSNTSSSRVDDTHTPAQRQAAARLALRKQLEKTLLRIPPPKPPPPEMHFIPNPNNTEFIYLLGLEQCVEHILLNGKMTDPRPVPFICSQCGTDFTPAWKWDKAYLKSKIKVENGQEGKVVCELCVTTNLKQALKQEHTNRLKAAFVKALQQEQEIEARMAQASPQPDISSASVSMTPVTASLPSPSARLPSSVSVTAVKSDYGHNSRSSSHRSSPSVATQLQMQRERERQKEREREREREREREREREREREREREREREKEREREREREREREREREREKERQQREKEQREREQREREQREKEMFLPPGLTKQQKEQYMQSMTAAAAMAAAMSNPAALQHLQAAQQQMIRMQGLSAAAAAAASQQLPAHMLAPYLLGPYNPFGLGQLQQLMAASAAQLVPAASSAPSPSNSSNSSSSSSSKSLAQQQQQEIMRQAAEVHRQYLLDMIPSGGLHSQQSHSKWKS; translated from the exons ATGGATCTCAGTGTCAG acgtgatgaagaggaagaagagggaagtgagaagTGTCCTGTGAACAATGGTACTGTGACCcctggggaggaggtggtggtggagcaggaggagcagggggcCACCACCCAGtccagggagggggagggggaggagacagAGGGTGCTGGGGCAGTCATAGATCTCTCAGCTGCTGTTCCAGCTTCCAACAAGAGACTCAGAGAAG GTGATGAAACATCTGAGGCATCAGGGGACTGTGAGGCCCCGCCTGCATCCCGCCCCAGGCTGGCCACCACTCCGGAGGCCAACAACACTGCCAACCACATTGAGAACCACCAGACCCCGGCAGATGACACCCCAAAGGTCAACGGGATGAGCAACGGCTACGAGAGTGACAGCAATGGCACAAATGACGTGAACGAcaatgaggtggaggaagagatgcccCCGATTCCCCCCATGAAGGAGCTGACCCCAGAGGAGCTGGCGGAGAAGATGAAGCTTGTCCACCGACTGCAGGTAGAGCTTCGCAATGAGGAGATGAAGCTGGTACTCCTCAAGAAGGTCAGGCAGTCCCAG GTGATGAAGGAGAATGTGAGTACTACTGCCAATGACACAAAGACTGCACTCAACAAACTTCCCTCTAACACAACGGCTACCAAGCTGGTCCCCTCACAGCCTCCCCCAGTCATCAAGCAAAATTTGAGTGCCAAG gcctcctcctctgccatccCAGCACACATCAAGGTGTCACAGGAATATAAACAGCAAGTGAAGAACATGACATCAGCTGTCACTTCTGAGTCACTGTCTCCTAGTGCTCTGCAAGCACAGAAACACCTTTTGGCAAGAG GGACCACCCTGACCAGTACCGGAGGTGGTAATGGATCGGGCAGCTCCAGCAGCAAGTCAAGCAATGGAGGCAATGGAGGCAATTCATCCAACATGCTCTCCGGCTTGCCACCTAACTTGAACCTGCCCTTCAACTTGTCACGGGAGGTGGAGATCATTCGCAAGGACTCACCtgcgtcctcttcctctcccggcCCCGGCCCCCTGGACTCTCCCTCCCAGGTGTCCATCTCCAAG CCAGtgagcaacagcaacagtagcagcagcagtagtagcaataccaGCAGCAGTCGCGTGGATGACACCCACACCCCTGCCCAGCGCCAGGCAGCTGCTCGACTGGCTCTGAGGAAGCAGCTGGAAAAGACGCTACTCAGG ATTCCACCTCCCAAACCACCTCCTCCAGAGATGCATTTCATCCCCAACCCCAACAATACTGAATTCATCTACCTACTTGGCCTGGAGCAGTGTGTGGAGCACATCCTGCTGAATGGCAAGATGACTGACCCACGGCCTGTGCCCTTCATCTGTTCCCAGTGTGGCACAGACTTTACCCCTGCATGGAAGTGGGACAAGGCTTATCTCAAGTCTAAGA TTAAAGTTGAAAATGGGCAGGAGGGCAAGGTGGTGTGCGAGCTGTGCGTCACCACCAACCTCAAGCAGGCCCTCAAGCAGGAGCACACCAACCGCCTAAAAGCCGCATTCGTGAAAGCCCTGCAGCAGGAACAAGAGATAGAGGCTCGCATGGCGCAG GCTTCACCCCAGCCAGATATATCAAGTGCATCAGTATCTATGACACCCGTGACGGCCTCgctgccctctccctctgcccgGCTGCCCTCCAGTGTGTCAGTGACAGCCGTCAAATCAGATTATGGTCACAACTCCAGGAGCTCCAGCCACCGCTCCTCTCCTTCAGTGGCCACGCAGCTCCAGATGCAGCGGGAGCGtgagagacaaaaggagagggaaagagagagggagagggagagagaaagggaaagagaaagagaacgagaaagggagagggagagggaaagagaacgtgaaaaggagagggagagagaacgtGAACGGGAGCgggagcgggagagggagagggagcgtgagaaagagagacagcagcgggagaaggaacagagggagagggagcaacGTGAACGGGaacagagggaaaaggaaatgttCTTGCCACCAGGATTAACCaagcaacaaaaagaacagtacatgcaaagcatgacAGCAGCAGCTGCAATGGCTGCTGCCATGTCCAACCCAGCTGCACTGCAACATCTGCAGGCAGCTCAGCAACAAATGATAAGAATGCAAGGATTAAGtgctgcagctgcagcagctGCTTCCCAACAATTACCTGCTCATATGCTAGCACCGTATTTACTTGGGCCATATAATCCATTTGGTCTAGGCCAGTTGCAGCAGCTTATGGCTGCCTCAGCAGCTCAGTTAGTCCCAGCCGCTTCCTCTGCTCCCTCACCTTccaacagtagtaatagcagcagcagtagcagcagcaaaagtttagctcagcagcagcaacaagagatAATGCGTCAGGCTGCAGAGGTCCATCGACAGTACCTCCTGGACATGATCCCCTCGGGCGGCCTGCACAGCCAGCAGTCACACTCCAAATGGAAGAGCTGA